A genome region from Eurosta solidaginis isolate ZX-2024a chromosome 2, ASM4086904v1, whole genome shotgun sequence includes the following:
- the pkaap gene encoding A-kinase anchor protein 10, mitochondrial, translating to MLNYLKKRKGLHRHGIWSDDSFNKSDAQIKNNDTAENESTHNKFGIKRNSLKSTSSFCDEILAQSEIDDGTVDGVGSCGGSLRGYSLVSDDDIFRYTSRLAMPLSAIVCDPNCLSCFVQYLDTRQALALLKFCLDTENFKTAAAANLEKKQTAEQTSAYLNGLTQQAEDKNKTTTHCDLTYEVGKPTVANATNVTDRVPELKNYYDLSMRQPLTDDEKSQIYAETNKQIHECNESLTLNKGNTGYTNGNPTESTESQTDCCDEKSSTNSPPTNDLKMHRINVENCVGPASVKDAISIYQKYLMANASHFVLLPVSILSQISLMLCQRSERVQEVCLANTTDKEDVRTIPATCFDEAQRYVMAQLERMYLNDFLQSSFYSKYCLEIIENGEPELSISDILYSETTLFYFMEFLEQHGERECLDFWTSAINFRKSYETVNEDAENTCDSMHVKDKNQKRTSIQSEAQTDAMIIYEKFFSLQSEERFWLSDRLRSRVEEQICANGRIAYCFDLPLQLIAKYLDCKYLPDFLKSQIFQNYLKELKLKSQDMAASTDSQKSRTVPTGGVFRKSLHRKTFSDCSEGNKREALKHNTLLAMDGNKLPHTCIKNLQQTTGSDLHIDARQLTNPNLLWRRSYSTGGGGLKFGHINELGRFERDFEAVDALSNELASGGKHSWSLNFSGNKIKNAMRKLVNLPEDKVQEEIAWQVAEMIVKDVTNVTLKNEQIKPTLPSGITRNKDVNGAMQRQ from the exons ATGCTGAATTATTTAAAGAAACGGAAAG GACTTCACCGACATGGAATATGGTCTGATGATTCATTCAACAAGTCGGATGCACAAATTAAAAATAACGACACAGCAGAAAACGAATCCACGCACAATAAGTTTGGTATTAAACGCAATTCATTAAAATCGACTTCCAGCTTTTGCGATGAAATACTCGCACAGAGTGAAATAGATGATGGCACCGTTGATGGCGTAGGTAGTTGCGGTGGCAGTTTGCGTGGCTACAGTTTGGTATCGGATGAtg ATATATTCCGATATACATCACGGCTGGCTATGCCACTTTCAGCAATAGTGTGCGATCCCAATTGTTTAAGTTGTTTTGTGCAATATCTTGATACAAGACAAGCACTTGCTCTGCTCAAATTTTGTCTTGatacagaaaattttaaaactgcAGCAGCAGCAAATTTGGAAAAGAAACAAACTGCTGAGCAAACGTCAGCTTATTTAAATGGTTTGACGCAGCAAGCTGAAGATAAAAACAAAACTACCACTCATTGTGATTTAACTTACGAGGTTGGAAAGCCAACtgttgcaaatgcgacaaatgtTACGGATAGAGTACCTGAATTAAAGAATTATTATGATTTATCTATGCGTCAGCCGCTTACGGATGATGAAAAAAGTCAAATCTATGCTGAAACGAATAAACAAATTCATGAATGTAATGAAAGCCTTACTTTGAATAAGGGCAACACAGGCTATACGAATGGAAATCCCACTGAATCTACTGAATCTCAAACAGACTGCTGTGATGAAAAGTCAAGCACAAATTCGCCCCCTACTAATGACCTCAAGATGCACCgtattaatgtagaaaactgtgTGGGACCTGCAAGTGTTAAAGATGCGATTTCTATATACCAAAAATATTTAATGGCAAATGCAAGTCACTTTGTCCTACTACCAGTGTCGATTCTTTCCCAAATATCGCTAATGTTGTGCCAACGATCCGAGCGCGTACAAGAGGTATGTCTAGCAAATACAACAGACAAAGAGGATGTTCGTACAATACCGGCAACTTGTTTCGACGAAGCACAACGTTATGTTATGGCGCAATTAGAGCGCATGTACCTCAATGACTTTTTACAAAGCTCCttttatagcaaatattgtttAGAAATAATTGAAAATGGTGAACCAGAATTATCAATATCTGATATCCTTTACAGCGAAACAACACTTTTTTACTTTATGGAATTTCTAGAGCAACACGGCGAACGTGAATGTCTTGACTTTTGGACATCAGCCatcaattttcgaaaaagttatGAAACAGTAAATGAAGATGCAGAGAATACGTGTGATTCAATGCATGTTAAAGATAAAAACCAAAAGCGAACTTCAATACAATCAGAGGCGCAAACAGATGCAATGATCATCTATGAAAAGTTTTTTTCATTACAATCCGAAGAACGCTTTTGGCTGTCAGATCGTCTACGTAGTCGTGTTGAAGAACAAATTTGCGCCAATGGTCGTATAGCATACTGTTTTGATTTACCATTGCAATTAATAGCAAAATATTTAGATTGTAAATATTTGCCCGATTTCCTTAAATCGCAAATATTTCAAAACTATCTTAAGGAGCTAAAACTAAAATCACAAGATATGGCCGCGTCAACAGATTCACAAAAATCAAGAACAGTTCCAACCGGCGGTGTATTTCGCAAGTCACTACACCGAAAAACATTTTCCGATTGTAGTGAAGGAAACAAGCGCGAAGCTTTAAAACATAATACTTTACTAGCAATGGATGGTAACAAGTTACCACATACATGTATCAAAAATCTGCAACAAACAACAGGTTCAGATTTGCATATTGATGCGCGCCAATTAACAAATCCAAATTTGTTGTGGCGCCGTTCATATTCAACAGGTGGTGGCGGTTTGAAATTTGGTCATATAAATGAGCTGGGTCGCTTTGAGCGCGACTTTGAAGCAGTGGATGCGTTAAGCAATGAACTGGCGAGCGGTGGTAAACACAGTTGGTCTCTCAACTTTAGTGGCAATAAGATTAAAAATGCAATGCGTAAGCTTGTTAATTTGCCTGAAGATAAAGTGCAGGAGGAAATTGCTTGGCAAGTAGCTGAAATGATTGTTAAGGATGTAACAAATGTAACATTGAAAAACGAACAAATCAAACCTACATTACCGAGTGGTATAACAAGAAATAAAGACGTTAATGGTGCAATGCAGCGTCAATAA